The genomic segment ACCTTCAACGAACTTCCTTTTAAGTTCGAGGCCGGTACACCCGACTATATCGGAAGTACCGCCCTGGCTGAGGCGTTACGCTATGTAAATGCTATCGGACTTGACAACATTGCCGCCTACGAAGACGAGCTGTTGCGCTATGCAACCGAAAGGTTGTCGGCTATCGAGGGATTGCGCATCTACGGCACCTCTTCCCATAAGAGCAGTGTAATCTCTTTCCTTGTAGGAAACATACACCATTACGATATGGGGATGCTGCTGGACAGACTGGGAATTGCGGTCCGCACCGGTCACCATTGCGCTCAACCCCTTATGCAGCATCTGGGCATAGAAGGAACGGTACGTGCATCCTTTGCGTTTTACAACACGAAAGAGGAAATTGATGCGTTGGCTGCTGGTATTGTACGGGTAGCCGGTATGTTTTAATAAAAGGAACGGTACATGTTGGAAGCCTACTATACGAAGGATGTTATCGAGGCCGGATGCGACGAGGCCGGCAGGGGATGTCTGGCCGGTCCGGTATTTGCTGCGGCTGTGATTCTTCCTCCCGATTTTAAGAGTGAACTGTTGAACGACTCCAAGCAGCTGAGTGAGAAAAACAGGTATGCCTTACGCCCGCTTATCGAACAGGAGGCCATCGCCTGGGGGATAGGGGTGGTTACAGCCCCCGAGATTGATGCTATCAATATTCTGAAAGCCTCTTTCCTTGCCATGCACCGGGCCATCGAACAGCTCAAGGTACAACCCCAGGCACTTCTTATCGACGGCAACCGGTTCACTCCTTATAAAGAGATCCCCTTTACCTGCATGGTAAAGGGAGACGGCCGCTTTCTGTCCATCGCCGCCGCATCCATTCTGGCGAAGACCTATCGCGACGACTATATGCTGCAGTTGGCGGAAGAGTACCCGTC from the Macellibacteroides fermentans genome contains:
- a CDS encoding ribonuclease HII translates to MLEAYYTKDVIEAGCDEAGRGCLAGPVFAAAVILPPDFKSELLNDSKQLSEKNRYALRPLIEQEAIAWGIGVVTAPEIDAINILKASFLAMHRAIEQLKVQPQALLIDGNRFTPYKEIPFTCMVKGDGRFLSIAAASILAKTYRDDYMLQLAEEYPSYGWQQNKGYPTRAHREAISKHGITPYHRKTFTLLPSQLTLDF